In Mesotoga sp. BH458_6_3_2_1, the genomic window GCAAGAGCCTGCCCTGAAGCCTGCCTCAAAATGGTTCTGTTTGGGGTCCTGTTCATGGATCTTGCACGGGATCTCATTCTTCTTGTCCCTCTCGCGATCTCTCTTATTCTCGCGTGTCCCTTAACCAGTAACCTGGACGCGTAGCGTTGAACTAATAACCGTTCCTATGCTCTAGATCTTAAATCCCCGCTTGAGCGGGGGGGACCGCTTGCAGTGGGGAGTGTGCGCTCTGAAGCACGCCTCAAACCGTGCGACCTTTACGAAACTTGAATTGGTATTTACCTCAATTGAGAGAACGGTTTACCGTTGACGGTCAATGTGTTCCCATATGATGCTGATAGCGAAACAAGTTCGTGACGGATCTTGACGCTTTCTACAACGACCTCGGACGACGTGGACCGTCGACGGTCAAGATTATCAATTCTCTTCTTCTCGCGAGCAGAGCGAGAGTCTCATCGTGCTCTTTCTCGATACATTCTCTCTTGTGCCCTCAAAGCGGTACTGAAGGTGACTGGCCTGCGTCCGCAGACTGGCTCCCAAATGCTCCTACGGTCTGTCACATTTTTCCCGTAAAAGGCAGATATTCCAATCAGGACCTTTTTCGGGCGAACAGCCGTTCGCTCCTACAAAAGAATCGCATAATCGTCTGACATTATCATCCCGTAGCATTTCGAATTCGGGACTGACGGGCTCCTGATTTCTGTCCCGGTCCGTTTCGCCTCGGGCGGGAGACATTTGCAGGTTCACTGTAAACGATTCTCCAAACTCCGAGCGAGCGGAGCAAAAGATATGCTGCACAGGAAGAACGTGAAGAGCCGGTAGTCGATCCTCTTGATCAGTGATCCAATTAAGAATCATGCACTTGTTATTGTTTTTCTGAGCGATTAGCCTACAGCGTTTCAAACAAGCGGTTCCACCAGCGATAAGGGTCTTCATCTTGATCGTGCAGCAGTATTATAGAATAGTGTGTCGATTTCTTTCTGTAGGGGCGAACGGCTGTTCGCCCAAAAGAGTACTGATAAGGGAACCGAATAGGGGACTGACGAGCTCCTGACGTCTGTCCATGTCTATTCGAATAATAGAGTCCCTATTTTTAGAAGCGAGCCGGATGACCTGAAGTCAAAGTCCCCTGCCTCGAAAACACGTTCTATTTTCCCATATGATCCTGATAGCGAAACAAGTTCGTGACGGATCTTGACGCTTTCTACAACGACCTCGGACGACGTGGACCGTCGACGGTCAAGATTATCAATTCTCTTTTTCTCGCGAGCGGATCGAGAGTCTCATCGTGCTCTTTCTCGATACATTCTATCTTGTGCCCGCAGAGCGGTACTGAAGGTGACTGGCCTGCGTCAGCAGACTGGCAGTGAGGATCTTTCCCCGCAAAGCGGTACTGAAGGTAACTGGCCTGCGTTAGCAGACTGGCACATTTTGCCTCCTGGCGCGTAAGCGCAAGCATCACTTCCCGACGAAGTCGGCCTCACTTCCCCTGATGATCCTCCGGGCATCACTTCCTCGCGCTAGCGAGCCTCACTTCTACAAAGGTTCTTCGCCAGCCTTGCGTCCACTGATGCTCCTCAGTGCATTGCGACCGCCGATGCTTTTCGGCGCCTTGCGTCTTATGTTCTATAGCAGCATCACTTCTGTTCTTGCCAGACCCAAGACCCTAAACCCGCGATAAATCCCGAAGCTTCAACTGCCGGAGAATGTTCTTACCGTCTCGACACTTCGTGCTAATTGCTGTACAATATAGTTCGTATGCGAAATATTCGGAGTTTAAGTATTCGAGTGCGAAAGTGCCAAGAATTTTTGAAGAAGGTGGTTCTATTGGAAGAGAGCTCTAGAATAGAAGAAATGCTGACAGCGATCCGGAGGATCATGTCGCTTATGAAGCAGAGCTTCGAAAGGGATTTCAAGAAGATGGACGTGACGCAGTCACAGATCCTTGTAATGAGAGTACTGAACCAATATGGCGATATGAAGGTAAGCGATATAAGTAAAGAACTCGATCTTTCAAATAGCACGGTTTCTGGAATAATCGACAGACTAGTCGAGAAGAAGATCGTCCAAAGAAAACGAAGCGAAGAGGACAGGCGAATCGTGATGATTAGTCTTGCGGACGAGTATCGCCAACCTGTAAGGAAACACCTCAATGCCTTTGCGCAAAAGATGCGAAGAGCGTTGTCAACTATAACAGAGGAAGACCTAGATTCCATAATTCAAGGGCTCGAGAAGCTGGAGAAGATACTCCAAGCATCGCAAGAACCCAAAGAAAGTGGACAAAGCAGATGCTAAAACTAATCAGGTACCTTAAACCCTACACTGTCTTCATAGTTATCGCGGTGGCGCTGCTCTTCGTACAGGCCATGACGGAATTGGCCCTTCCAGACTACATGTCGAATATCGTAAACGTCGGCATTCAGCAGGGAGGTATCGAAGACGCTATTCCCGAGGCAATAAGCAAAGAAGCTTTGGATAACGTCTCTCTTTTCATGAGTGGAGAAGAGAAGCAAGAAGTCCTGAGCTATTACGAACTGATCAACAAAGACTCGGCCAATTACGAAGAAAACCTCGAGAAGTACCCTGCGCTGGAGAACAAAGATGTCTACGTCCTGAAATCCGGAGAGATTGAAGATCGCCCAAGTCTTAACTTAATTCTTGGAAAGGCCCTAATGGCCTATTCTGGAGTCAAGAGCGGCACGGCAGGGACAAACGGTAACTTCACGCCTCCGGAGGGCTTCAACATCCCCGAGGGGGCAAACGTCTTCTTACTTATGAGACTAATGCCTGAAGCCCAGAGGCTCGAAATGCTAAATCAAGTCGACAGCATGGTCGAAGTCATGGGTGAGAACATAGTCAACCAGTCGGGCGCGCTTGCTGTAAAGGAAATCTACGGAGAACTTGGCATAGACACAGAAAAGCTGCAGAGCCGCTACGTGCTCAGCACCGGTCTCATAATGGTTCTCGTGACCCTGCTTAGCGCGCTGTGTACCATCATGGTCGCCTTCATTGCCTCGAAGATAGCGGCCGCATCGGCCAGATCGATGAGAAGAGATGTTTTCGAAAAGGTCGAGAATTTCTCGAACTCTGAATTTGCGAGATTCTCTACGGCTTCGCTCATAACAAGAACTTCAAACGATATAACCCAGATACAGCTCGTCATTGTTCTCATAATTAGAATGGTATTCTACGCTCCAATCATAGGAGTCGGAGGAGTGATCAGGGCTCTCGAGAAGAGCACCTCCATGTCATGGATCATCGCCCTCGCTGTCATTATTATGCTAGGCCTTGTGGGGATCGTGTTCGCCATAGCCCTTCCGAAATTCAAGAAGATGCAGAAGCTTATCGACAGGCTCAATCTCGTTACAAGGGAACACCTCTCCGGTCTCATGGTCGTAAGGGCCTTCAACACCCAGAAGTTTGAAGAAGGGAGATTCGACTCAGCAAACAAGGACTTTACAAGAACGGACCTCTTCGTAAACCGGGTGATGGTAGTGATGATGCCGGCGATAATGTTTGTCATGAACGGAACAATGCTTCTCGTCGTCTGGGTTGGCGCCCACCAAATAGAGGCCTCGACCATGCAGGTCGGAGACATGATGGCCTACATCCAGTACGCCATGTTGATCATCTTCGCCTTTCTCATGTTGACAATGACGTTCATCATGATTCCAAGGGCCTCCGTTTCTGGAGCGAGAGTCTCAGAAATCCTCGAGGTCGACCCACAGATAAAAGACCCCAAGAATCCGAAGAAGTTCGACAGTGATTTCAAAGGGAGTGTCGAATTTAGAAACGTCTGCTACCGCTTCCCCGGAGCCGAGAAAAACATTCTTGACAACATAAGTTTCACGGCCCTTCCAGGGCAGACGACTGCAATCATAGGCTCGACCGGCTCGGGTAAATCGACGCTGCTGAACATGATACCAAGGTTCTATGACGTCTGCGACGGCCAGGTGCTTGTTGACGGAATAGATATCCGCGAAGTGAATCAGCATGAACTGAGAGACAAGATTGGCTACGTCCCTCAGAAGGGCGTCCTCTTCAGCGGAACGATAGAATCAAATCTTAAGTACGCCGATGAGAAAGCCTCTCAGGAAGAAATCGAAAGGGCAGCCGAGATTGCGCAGGCCGTCGAATTCATAAACACGAAAGAAGAAGGGTATAACTCACCGATTTCACAGGGTGGGACAAACGTATCTGGAGGCCAGAAGCAGAGACTTGCAATAGCCAGAGCGCTTCTGAAAAAACCCAAGATACTACTCTTCGACGACAGCTTCTCGGCCCTGGACTTCAAGACAGACGCGGCGCTGAGAAGAACACTTAAAAGAGAAACGGGAGACAGCACGATGATAATAGTTGGCCAGAGAATTGCGACGATAAAGAACGCCGATCAAATACTTGTCTTGGATGAGGGCAACCTCGTCGGAATCGGCAAGCACCGCGACCTGATGAAAAGCTGTCAGATATACAGAGAAATCGCACAATCACAGCTTTCAGAGGCGGAGTTAGCATGAGCAGGGATACTAGAGAAAAGGCAAGAGGCCCTCAAGGTCGTGGCGGCGGTCCGATGGGCCCCGGCATGATGAGCGGGGCAGAGAAAGCCAAAGACTTCAGAGGAACACTGAAGAAACTCGTTCAGTACCTCAAGAAGTACCAGATCCTGATAATCATAGTCCTATGTTTCGCGGCAGCCGGCGCTCTCTTCTCCATCATAGGGCCGAAGATACTTGGAACGGTGACAACGGAAGTCTTCGAAGGAATAATGGCCAAAATTACGGGAACCGGCGAAGGAATAAACTTCGACTCGATCGCCAGAACCATGTTGATCCTTCTAGGGCTGTACGTACTCAGCGCACTGTTCATGTATATCCAGGGATGGATAATGTCGGGCATATCTGCGAAGGTCACATACAAATTCAGAGAGGAAATCTCTCAGAAGATAAACAGGCTTCCCCTGAAATACTTTGACAAGAGCTCCCAGGGCGATGTCCTGTCAAGGGTAACCAACGATGTCGACACCATAAGCAGAACGCTGAACCAGAGTTTGAGCCAGATCATAACGTCCATCACGACCGTCGTCGGCGTCATCATAATGATGTTCTCGATAAGCTGGCAGCTCACGCTTATAGCCTTGCTAATACTGCCTGTCTCTATGGGACTAATCGCCTTTGTGGTTAAAATGTCCCAGAGATACTTCAAGAAGCAGCAAGAGTATCTCGGCAAGGTAAACGGCCACATAGAAGAGATGTACGGCGGCCACGTCGTCGTCAAAGCCTTCAATGGCGAGAAAAAGAGCATAGAAACCTTCGACAAACTGAACGTCGAACTTTACGACTCGGCCTGGAAATCACAGTTTCTCTCCGGCATGATGATGCCTATCATGACCTTCGTCGGCAACCTTGGATACGTTCTCATAACAATAATGGGCGGCTGGTTCGCCGTAAGAAAGATGATAACGGTTGGCGACATCCAGGCCTTTATACAGTACGTGAGGTCGTTCACTCAGCCTATCGCCCAGATCGCAAACATCATGAACGTCTTCCAGCAGACGGCAGCGGCAGCCGAGAGAGTCTTCGAATTCCTCGAAGAGGAAGAGGAGATAACCGAGACCACTACCCCCGTTACAGGAGTCGATCATCACGGCCACGTCGTATTTAAGAACGTCAGATTCGGCTACGACCCTGAGAAGATAATTATAAAAGACTTCTCATGCGAAGTTGACAAGGGCCATAACATTGCCATCGTCGGGCCCACGGGAGCTGGAAAGACAACGATAGTTAAACTCCTGATGCGCTTCTACGATGTCAACTCCGGAGAAATACTTCTGGACGGGCATAACATAAAAGACTACACCCGGCACGACCTGAGAGAAAACTTTGGGATGGTTCTCCAGGATACCTGGCTCTACAACGCAAGCATCTGGGACAACATAAGATACGGAAGACTCGATGCAACAGATGAAGAAGTACTGGCAGCGGCTAAGGCTGCTCACGTCGACTCCTTCATCCACACCCTTCCAGACGGCTACGACCTCGTGCTGAACGAAGAGCAGACCAACATCTCCCAGGGCCAAAAGCAGCTGATAACTATCGCCCGCGCGATTCTGGCAGACCCGAAGGTCCTAATACTCGACGAAGCAACCAGTTCAGTCGACACAAGAACGGAAGCCCTTATCCAGCAGGCCATGAAAAACCTCATGAAGAACAGAACCAGCTTCATCATTGCCCACAGGCTTTCGACAATAAGAGACGCCGACCTTATACTCGTCATGAACGAAGGCGACATCGTCGAACAGGGAGGCCACGAAGAACTGCTCGCACGTGGAGGTTTCTACGCAGATCTTTACACCAGCCAGTTCGAAAGCGACTTCGTAGAGGCTGTATAAGCAAGAAAGAAATCATAATATCGAACAAACCCGGCGGGCCGCAGCCCGCCTTTTTCTATCTCTGCAGTGCTTCGCTCTTCTGAACCAAGAACAAAGTTCCTACCTATGGAAGAACCGCTTGAACTTTCTATCTCGGAGAACGTTTGACGGATCAAGGATAACAGCTCTTAATGCTCTTGATCTTAAATCCCCGCTTGAGCGGGGGGGACCGCTTGCGGTGGGGAGTGTTCTCTTGAAAGCCGTTGTACGTTATGTCCTTTTTTTCGCGTAAAGGGCAGAGATTCCAACCACCTTTTTCGGGCGAACAGCCGTTCGCCCCTACAAAAGAGTCGCATAATCGTCTGAAATTGTCATCTCGTAGCGCCTGCCCTGAAAATCTCCTGTTCAGGGATCCTGTTTGGGGGGTCTGCACAGTATCTCGCATCTAGGAGCCGCTGTACGATAAAGAACGTGAACCCGCTGAACGCTGGGAAGAGCCTAAAAAGAGCATTAACGAGAATTCGCTTCGCTCACGAGAAGACGAGAGCGAAAATAGGGACTGACCGGTTCCTATGGTCTGTCCCATTTTTCGCGGAAAACCGAGATCCTGGCCAGAAACGTGCCAGGATGACCTTAAGCGATGTTGTCATCCCATAATTCCCCCATGCCGTCATCCCGTAGTGCTCCTGTACGGGATCTCGATCTTGCGAGACCCTAGACCCCACAACCCCAGACCCGGAACGTTCGGCGGGGAACGGGGCACAGATGACGGAGAACCGCTCTTAACGCTCTTCCAAGGACAGGTCCTTGCTCTTGGACGAAGTACGAAGGACGGCTCTTTACCCTCCGCAACGAAGAACCACATTACTGGAATGCAAATAATGGAGTCGCCATCTATCGATGCAAACGGATCTGAAGTGAGCGTTCAGAACTTGAAATTACGATAACACTCTCATAGCCTGTTGAGATGATAGACGCATACCCTCTTGATGCTTCTAATCTCTTTTGTGAATAGCGCCCACTAACATTGCGGGACTCATCACTTTCGCCAAATCCTCGGGAAAATGCTTTGCATTCCCGGTAACGATAGGAGCATCGGAGGCCCGCGCAACTTCGACAAAAGGTAAATCATATAAATCAGGAAGTTTTATAAAGACAGGCTCAGGGCTCACAAAAGAACCTTCCCTGAGAAAGAAGTCCAAGAGCGAGCGGATATCATCGTTCGAGAATTGAAACCTGGGTCTACGTAAAACTCTCTCATATTCATCGATTATTCTTGCATCATAACAGGGAACGACGGACCTAGAAAGGATTGTATTCAATACAGCAGCAGGCTTACCGTATGGATTGATAAGCGCAGAGACAAGCACATTCGTGTCAAGCACTATTCTCATCGGTCTTCTTGTCTGCTCTCCGTTATCTCCCTATCAATTTCCTCTGCAGATAGGCTATTAAGACCTAGCTTCAAAGACTGAAGTCGCATCCGCTCAACTGCGAGCTCCGCCTTTGCCCGCGAAATCGCCTTCATCAAGAAGTCCAGATCCTCGTCAGCTCTTATCATTATTGCTTTGGGCTTGCCATTAACTGTTACGATAACCTCGGATCCCTCATCGAGCGTTTCCCACACTGCTGAGGGATTGCTTCTCAAATCTCGAGTTGCGATATATTTCATGATGACCACCTCGTGTACAAATATATCATACAATTAATCATACATTATAACATTCGAACGCCACTGGTTCCTCTTCTTTCACTTACCTAATATCGTCAGATAGTCCTCCTAGAGCAACAAAGGCCTGCTCAACGTTCTGAACATCGAGAAAGAGAATTGACGAGACGCTCGCTGCGCTCACGAGAGGACATCAGCGAAAATAGACACTGACGATTCTCCTAGCGTCCCATTTTTCGCGTACAACTAAGACCTTTTTCGGGCGAACAGCCGTTCGCCCCTACAAGAGAACTGCACAATCATCTGAAATTGTCATCGCGTAAAGCCTGCCCTGAAGCCTCAGTTTGTCATCCCGTGATGCTTTTGCACGGGATCTAACATTCAGAAACCGGTATACTCTTAGAAACAGAAACCCGTTGACCACTGTAAGCGAAAATAGGGACTGACGAGATCTAAGCGTCTGTCTCGTTTTTCGCGTAAAACCGAGATCCTGGCCAGAACCGTGCCAGGATGACGCGAAGGTAGTAAGACAGTCATCCCGTGATGGTTCTGCACGGGATCTCATCTGACCGCGCAGTCGGAACTGGCCTCGCCGTAGGCGAGACTGGCCACCGAAGGTGACTGGCTTGCGTTAGCAGACTGGCTAATTTTTGCCCTGAATCCACTCAGATAGTCATCCCGTAGTGCTCCTATACGGGATCTCATCTCTTCAGTCTCGTCCTCTCTTTCTCTCTCCTCTTCTCGCTCTTTCGTGAAAGTGGAGTCCTTGAAGGCGCGCATGACTCTGGCCTCTTACATCATTTCCTACGGATTCCAAACGACCTCCTTATCACGGAGGCTTGACCCACATAATAGGGATATTCTATGGATCGGTAATCCATAAAAAGCAATCAAAGTGGTATCATTTACCTGGTGATGAAAATGGATTTTTCGACAGTTGCATTTTACAATCCATGGTGGGACGAAAAAAGCAAGAATACAGACTTCGCTTTCCATCTAGTTGGCAAGTACGAGAGTAGCTCATTCAAGAGAGACTACAATGGTTTTTTTGATCTTAGTGGAAATAACCTGTACATCGTCAGGGGCCCGCGTCAGATTGGAAAGTCTACTCTGCTGAAGTTTACTATTGCAAACCTCCTGAAATCAGGAGAAAGACGCTCAGTGCTCTATCTCCCGCTTGATACAATATCCAAAGCGGATGAGCTCAGAAGCCTTTTGATTCAATATCTTCAATTCACTAGAAACGAGAAAAAACGATATATATTCATTGATGAAATCACGATGGTCGATCAGTGGCAACGCGCTATTAAAGAGGTCCGAGACAATACAGAGATGGGCAATGACTTCTTTGCATTATCTGGCTCCTCTGCAATTGACTTAAAGAGATCATCTGAAAGGCTTCCAGGTAGAAAAGGCCAAAGCGGGGGAGATATTCTACTTCTTCCGTTGACTTTCAGAGAGTACCTGAGCTGCAAGAAAGTTGAGGGACTTCCGAAATGTCAACCCGAGGACATTCTAAAAATGGTCCCGGCAGACGCCTTTGAACTGCTCATTAAGAACGAAATTCTTAAAACTGAATTCTTCAACTATATATCTTCTGGAGGATTTCCCTCGGCAGTTGAAGCTTATGCAAAAGGTGAAAGTCGCGAGCCCCTAATAAGCACTTTTTGGGAGATCCTGATAGGAAACATAGAGAGGTATGGTCTTTCAAGAGCGAAGCTCATCCAGATACTTACCTATGTCTCGACCAGACTTTCATCAAGGTTCTCCTGGAACAGTGCGGCAACCGAGACGGAAATAGACACAAAGACATTTCAAAAATACGTTGAAGTACTGCGAATCGACTACTTACTCCTTACCCTCAAGCACATGGATCAAAAAACACATCTACCTTCAGAAAAGAAACAGAAGAAGATATATTACTGCGACAGACTGATCTCAGATGTAGTCTCGCAAAAGCTTGGTCTTCAGCTTGAGAGAAGCGCAATACTGGAGAACATAATGACGACAAACTGCGCATTCGCTTTTGGAAAGAACCTTGACAATGGACTTGATTCGATTACTGACGTCGGTTACTGGTACTCAAAGGAAGGGAAAGAAATCGACTTGCTAGTAAATCACGTTCCGATCGAGCTAAAGTATCAGAACACAATAACCTCGCAGGATCTCTCGACCATAAAAAGACACTTCAAGAAGGGAATCATCCTTTCCAAGCATACTCTTGATCTTTCGGGAGATATAAAAATACTGCCTCTTTACATCTTCCTCGCGATTACTGGACAGTAAGTCTTCCGGGATTACCCTCGGAAAAAATGAGAACTGACAAATTCTCTAATGTCTGTACCCAATCAAAGAGCCGCTCTTCGCTGGTCGCTTAACGCTTACAAGAGCCGAGAATGAGGATATCCGAGAATTCGCTGCGCTCACGAGAGGACATCAGCGAAAATAGACACTGACGATTCTCCTAGCGTCCCTTTTTCGCATACAACCAGAACCTTTTTCGGGCGAACGGCCGTTCGCCCCTACAAGAGAACTGCACAATCATCTAAAATTGTCATCTCGTGATGAACCTGCACGGGATCTCTCCCATTCTCATCCGTCTCTCCCTCTCTCTTTTCTCTCATGCTTCTTGACCAACAACCTGTACACGAAGTGTCGGAACGAAGAACAGCTCTTTTGCTCTTGTTCTCCAAGGACGGGTCCATGCTCCGGGACGAAGTACGAAGGACGGCTCTTCGCTCTGCAACTAAATCACTGCAATTCATGATACAATTTTAATGAACATCTGCATATACGTAATTATGCAGGTGTTCGTTGAAAGTGTTGATAAAGAGGTGAGATTATTGGACTCAACAAGGCACCAACTACCTCATAAGAAGATTATTAGAATAGATGAACTCAAAGAAATGGGATATAGCTTCTATCGTATCAAGAAGCTTATCGAGGAGAATATCCTCAAGAAACTGACGCGCAAAAGCTATGAAAATCTAATCTACGAGGGAGATGAATCGGACTTTTACTATGTCAATGCTTATGTGCCAAGGGGTGTGATCTGCCTGATTAGCTCGGCAATCTACTGGCAGCTTACCACAGAGCGTTCCACAGCAATAGACGTGGCGATTTCCAGGAGCGACAAGATTTATACGATGCCAGAGTGGCCTCAGATTCAACTTTACTATTACAGCAAAATTCGATACAATACCGGAATCGTGACTATTCGCGAAGACTCGAATCAGTTCTCCATTTATGATCCGGAAAAGACAGTGATCGACATCCTGCAATATCGGGAAAGACTCGGAATTGAAGTCGCAAAGGAAGTGCTTGTTCAGTATCTCGCAAAAAAAGATAGAAACCTGAACGGACTATACAGATATGCCAAGGAACTCGGCAGTTCAAAGATACTAAGAACCTATCTGGAGGTGTTGCTATGAACAAGGCAGCATCTGTAAAAGCCAGACTGAGAAATCTGGCCCGGAAGCAAGGCCGGAGTTATCAGGATCTACTGCAAATCTATGCGCTTGAACGAACCATCTACAGATTATCCCTCTCTCCCCACAAAGACAAATTCACATTGAAAGGCGGGATCTTTCTTTATGCGCTATTTGAAGGGCGGTTCCCGCGATCAACAACCGATATAGATCTGTTGGGGCAGAGGATCAGCAACGAAAAGGAATCTCTCGAGAAGGTTTTCCATGATATCTTCTCGGTAGATACCGACGATGGGATGCGTTTCGATCTGGAAAGCATGAACCTACGCACCATTGCAGATGCAAAACAATACCCCGGTACTCGAATAACCATTACGGCCTACATAGAGCGAACAAGATTATCCGTAACCGTCGATGTCGGATTTGGCGACTGTATAACACCCGAGAGGGTTCAGATGGAGTTCCCGGTACTGCTGAATGATCCGGAGCCGGTGGTCTTCGCATACTCAAAAGAATCGGTTATCGCAGAAAAACTTGAAGCGATAGCCTCGCTGGGTTTCCTGACCAGTCGCTACAAAGACTTCTACGACATCTTTTTGCTGTCCAGATTCTTTCATTTCAATGGCACAACACTGCAAGCCGCAATTGGGGAGACATTTAGAAATCGTGGCACACCGATGGAAGAGATCGTCGCATTCGAGAAGCAATTCATTTCCGATTCACTCCATAAGAGAAGATGGGCAGCCTTCGCTAAAAAGAAAAACATTACGTTCGATACATCTCTTGAGGAAGTTATGAGCCAAATCAAGAGCTTCCTAATCCCTGTACTTGAAGCCTTACAGAGAGATGAGATCTTCGCCTCGTACTGGGAGCCTGATGACCTAAGCTGGAAGTTCCGACGAGTGGGACAGAGGTAAGAGGTTAGAGTTTAGAGGTAAGAAAACCAAGATCTTTTCGCTCTTCACGTCTGTTTTTCGCGCCATGAATCGAGATCCTGGCCACAAGCATGCCAGGATGACTTGATATGCTTTCATTCCGTATTAAATGTGCCTAAATCCACCCTCTTCTGTCAATCCGTAGAGCCTGCCCTGAAATGCCTCAGTTTGTCATCCCGTGATGGGTCTGCACGGGATCTGGTCTTGAAAACATGGCACGGATAGCGAGCCTGGCCAGGCGGAGCCTGACTGGCCTGCGTCAGCAGACTGGCTCCCAAATGCTCCTACGGTCTGTCACATTTTTCGCGTAAAAGGCAGAAATTCCAACCAGGACCTTTTTCGGGCGAACGGCCGTTCGCCCCTACAAGAGAACTGCACAATCATCTGAAATTGTCATCCCGTAGCATTTCGAATGGAAGACTAACGAACTCCTGACATCTGTCCCCGTCCGTTCCGCCTCCGGCGGGAGACATTTGCAGGTTCACCGTAAACGATTCTCCCCACTCCGCCCGAGCGAGAGGAGCAAAAGATATGCTGCACAGGAAGAACGTGAAGAGCCGGTAGTCGATCCTCTTGATCAGTGATCCAATTAAGAATCATGCACTTCTTGTAGGGGCGAACGGCTATCCGCCCCTACGAGAGAACTGCACAATCATCTGGCATTGTCATCTCGTAGCATTTCGAATAGGGTACTGACGGGCTCCTGACGTCTGTCCACGTTCGTCCCCGTCCGTTCCGCCTCCGGCGGGAGACATTTGCAGGTTCACTGTAAACGATTCTCCAAACTCCGAGCGAGCGAGAGGAGCAAAAGATATGCTGCACAGGAAGAACGTGAAGAGCCGGTAGTCGATCCTCTTGATCAGTGATCCAATTCAGAATCATGCACTTCTTGTAGGGGCGAACGGCTGTTCGCCCAAAAGCGTACTGATAAGGGAACCGAATAGGGGACTGACGCGCTCCTGACGTCTGTCCACGTTCGTCCCCATCCGTTTCGCCTCTGGCGGGAGACATTTGCAGGTTCACCGTAAACGATTCTCCAAACTCCGAGCGAGCGCAGCAAAAGATATGCTGCACAGGAATAACGTGAAGAGCCGGTAGTCGATCCTCTTGATCAGTGATCCAATTCAGAATCATGCACTTCTTGTAGGGGCGAACGGCTGTTCGCCCAAAAGCGTACTGATAAGGGAACCGAATAGGGGACTGACGAGCTCCTGACGTCTGTCCACGTCTATTCGAATAATAGAGTCCCTATTTTTAGAAGCGAGCAGGATGACCTAAAGTCAAAGACCCCTGCCTCGAAAATACGTTCTATTTTCCCATATGATCCAGATAGCGAAACAAGTTCGTGACGGATCTTGACGCTTTCTACAACGTCCTCGGACGACGTGGACCGTCGACGGTCAAGATTATCAATTCTCTTCTTCTCGCGAGCGGAGCGAGAGTCT contains:
- a CDS encoding ATP-binding protein, which produces MDFSTVAFYNPWWDEKSKNTDFAFHLVGKYESSSFKRDYNGFFDLSGNNLYIVRGPRQIGKSTLLKFTIANLLKSGERRSVLYLPLDTISKADELRSLLIQYLQFTRNEKKRYIFIDEITMVDQWQRAIKEVRDNTEMGNDFFALSGSSAIDLKRSSERLPGRKGQSGGDILLLPLTFREYLSCKKVEGLPKCQPEDILKMVPADAFELLIKNEILKTEFFNYISSGGFPSAVEAYAKGESREPLISTFWEILIGNIERYGLSRAKLIQILTYVSTRLSSRFSWNSAATETEIDTKTFQKYVEVLRIDYLLLTLKHMDQKTHLPSEKKQKKIYYCDRLISDVVSQKLGLQLERSAILENIMTTNCAFAFGKNLDNGLDSITDVGYWYSKEGKEIDLLVNHVPIELKYQNTITSQDLSTIKRHFKKGIILSKHTLDLSGDIKILPLYIFLAITGQ
- a CDS encoding nucleotidyl transferase AbiEii/AbiGii toxin family protein translates to MNKAASVKARLRNLARKQGRSYQDLLQIYALERTIYRLSLSPHKDKFTLKGGIFLYALFEGRFPRSTTDIDLLGQRISNEKESLEKVFHDIFSVDTDDGMRFDLESMNLRTIADAKQYPGTRITITAYIERTRLSVTVDVGFGDCITPERVQMEFPVLLNDPEPVVFAYSKESVIAEKLEAIASLGFLTSRYKDFYDIFLLSRFFHFNGTTLQAAIGETFRNRGTPMEEIVAFEKQFISDSLHKRRWAAFAKKKNITFDTSLEEVMSQIKSFLIPVLEALQRDEIFASYWEPDDLSWKFRRVGQR